atctaaaataaagtttcttCTCACAAACGACACTGTTTCTATATCAGCTTATATGAATGCTTAGCATCTGTACTCAGTAAGAGTACTCCTATGCCCAAGGAGAACCTACTGACTTTAATCTTAACATTTTAGACCCTTTGACCCACACAAAATGCTTGATACTTAAACAAGTCTTATGTTAGCTGTAATGTGAGCCTCCATAAATCATAAAATTCCTAAATTTCATATCACCACACTGTACCAGTGTATTTCAACACaattataaaattcttttcattCCATCAATAGAATACATCGTGCGTCCAAACAGAACACAGATgctataaaataaagatgaatcaGACGTAGTAGCAGTTAGGCCAAGTACACTCTGTGGATTAATATTCCACCTTCAGAAATACATATGAGACTAATAGTGTGTTTCCTTTGGattctatattacatatatacactaATGAAAGCACCTGATAACAAATTGTGGAATACCTAAATGCTTTAATTTATGGATGTCACTTTAGCAGAAGGTGTTTGCAGCACgctagttaagaaaaaaaaaaaaagtccctgtaGTTAATTTACTGTTCTCCATAATTAATATTGAGATAAACCtgatatatttaaaagagaattaaCATATTAAGAACTCACAAAGCATCCCTTAGAGGATTATaaaatttgaatagaaaaaaaaatcctgtttaaaCAATGCATGTTGGGGATATTTCTAGGGCAgaagaaacatggaaaaataagCCACATTTCTAAACAtctaagaacttaaaacaaaaacatagtttGTGTCTTTATGACATGAATTAAGAGTCTAGAAGAAAGGAATAGGAAAAAACGTTTTCCCTTTGGATTCTGTTTAAAAACATGTGCTTTGGCTTTAGTTTTACTGCTAATGAGAAGAATCATCAACCCCTCCTTAAGCAATGACTACCTTCAAGAACAGCATGGTGCAATATTCTACAGGCATCACTACTTCTCAAAACCTCTGGATATTTCAATCGAAGGTTGTTCCTCACTAGTCTAACCAAGGAAACAGGCTTGTTGAAAATTCTGCACCACCTTCATTTTTACTggaaactaaatgaaaatttaacTCACAGCACTTTAAATGGAAGCATTAACCCTCTGTGACATCTTTGTAATTGTCAATAATAAGAATATAAGAAAGGTATATAACGTGTGtgtttataaaatgaatgtagCAAATCTGTAAACACATGTTTTAACATCTCATTCTAAATACATATTGATTATCATAAATACCAGTTTTACAAAGTCACAGAAAGACTTTCAGACAAACTACATTGTTTTAAAGtgggaaatttcttttttggttttatataaacCTCAGAAAATCATGATCACTGATATACAGTAAACACTGTAAGCTGTGAGATTTAATACTAcaattgatattttaatatttagtagTGTCAAGTGTGAGATTGTTTTACAAGGACATTACACTattataggaaaatatatttttctaagtattaGTGTTTGGTGTACTTATGTTAGAAATAATAAGATTATGAAATTTTACTTCTCCATCTTAACCATAAAAACATTACTGAGTCAAGTGTCATCAAAAGTTATTTGCTTTTCAAAGCATTAAATtatgaacaaattattttcatttgcccCAAACTAATCTTTCTTGCAAGGTGTCACTTTCAGTTAAGCTCAATTTTGAATTCCACATACTGCTCATCCAGAGTAATTTGTTGCAACATTCAATTATAATAAGCAAGAATTAAGTTTCTCTGTGACACAACTCAATAGTGGGTAAAAGAAACAAGACAATGACTAGGCATTGTATAGTCATGTGCTGCTGTTAGAATCTATGTTCATGCTGGATCCAGTCATTTAGTTTTGTCATATTATCAATAACTTTAAATCATACTAtctcatatatattaaatatcactgagatatacataaaatacacacTATACAAACTAAATGCATCTTGGATTCTTTTTGGCACATCAACTGCCTTCAGTGtaacttttcctccttttttcagTAGCACAAAATGAGTCTCTGGTCCTCTGCTATTTTCATTCACTCCTCAGTGACTCCAAGAAACAAATCAAGATAACCACaagacaaaacaaataaaaacttttcatAGATAGGTCCTGGTCATTATGCAGAGCCCGCATGTATTCAAACTTTTCAAAGTGCTTCAGAGTATAACTCACATTTCAAAAGCTTTAGATGTATTAATGCATTATGTGGAAGTTTTAGCATAATGGAATGATGAATAAGTGAGATTCATGTTCTTTAAAGCACCTCACCTTTAAAATATGAAACGACTTTTTAAGGGGTGAAAAGTTAGTTCAAATTGATTAAACTCTGAAATTCGGACTGGTTGCTATTTTGTACTATAAGAAGTTAACTTCTTAATATTTGgttataaatttatttcatttttggcaTCActtcaaaaaagaattaaaatattttcaagacaaCTAACTAAAACATTTGTTTCTGCTCTGGGAATtcttttttatgaaaagaaatgtaaactaacaaataaaaataagtaaaataagttaTGATTATTGAACACTGCTAACATTTTTgaacctataaaaataaattttaaaatgaaaacaggagTAAGATATTTACATCTTGTAGACTTGAGACTATTTACATGGGAGGGGTTATGTGTGGAATATGATGTATACACAGTGTCAAAAGTGTAAACCATTTTCATTTCAATGTTTTTCCCTCTCATAGCTGCTGGCAGAGTGGCTTGCCCTGTTCCAAAGGTTTCAGGGCAGCTCCAAAACCAGCAATAAAGTGAAGTCCCAGTTATGCTAAAAGTCTCCTACCTGAATTATGGACATCCGAGTGGCAGGGGTGTCGCTTGCATTAGTCCCTTGTCCGGTGAAGCTGGTGTGGCAGCCCGCGTGCCCCTGAGGGACAGTCAGGTTGTTGGAGGCCGGTTTGAGATACATCACCTCTGACCGGGGCGAGCTGAGGGGCAGGCGGGTCTGGTAGTCGAAGTACATGGGGGAGGTGGCCAGGGAGGGGCTGCTCACCACGTTCATGACGTTCATGGCGTTCCTCTCCTCCACTTCGCTCTGCACCAGCATGATATCATTTTTGTTGATCTTCTTCTTCTTGCCCTTGCCCCCGCCCAGCTGCGGGTGGCTGTACTCGGCGATGCGGCAGTTGTAAGTGCGGATCTCCTTGTTCTCGCGCTTGCACTTGACGGCGATGGTGATCATGGCCGCTAGGAGGATGATGGAAATAGTGCTCAGAGTCACGATGAGCGGCAGCGACATGTCCCAGTGGTGCTGCTCGCCATTCACCCGTGGTACCCCCTCGGGAAGGGAGCCGCTCACGGAGCGGATGATGAGCTTGGCCACTGCGGACAGGGTGGGCTTGCCGTGGTCGGTCACCTTCACCACCAGCTCCACCACGGGCGTCACGTCCTCCCAGAAGGGGTGCAGCGTGCGGATCTCGCCGCTGGACGGGTCGATCTCAAACAGGTGGTCGTCGTTGCCGTCCACGATCTCGTAGGTGAGGCGCCCGCTCTCGCCGAAGTCACTGTCTAGGGCGCGCACGGTGCTCACCAGATAGCCCAGGCCGGCGTTGCGCGGCACCTGCAGCTCCGCGGTGTCGTTCTGCAGCGTGGGAAGCACGATCACCGGCGCGTTGTCATTCACGTCTAGCACTGTCACCCTCACCGTAGCGTTGCTCTCCAAGTGCGCGGGCGCCCCCGAGTCCTTAGCAAGCACCTTGAACTCGAAAGACTTGGTCTGCTCGAAGTTAAAGGAGCGCAGGGCGTAGATGGCCCCGTTCGTGGGATTGACAGACACATAGGTGTAGATGGACACGTCGCCGATGTGCGAGGGCAGGATAGAGTAGGACACGGTGCCGTTCTGGCCCAGGTCGGGATCCTGGGCGAGCACAGAGCCCAGGTACTCTCCCGGGATGTTATTCTCGTGCACCTGAAGCACGTAGAGCCCTTTGGTGAACCGAGGCGGGTTGTCGTTCTCGTCTAGAATCTTGACCGCGAACGACTTGGTGGAGTTGAGGGGAGGCGAGCCCCCGTCCCGCGCCACGATGGTCACGTTGTACTCGTCTTGCGTCTCGCGGTCCAGCGGGCGGTCAGTCACCACCGTGTAGAAGTTGTCGTAGTTCTCCTCAAGCTTGAAGGGGACGGAACCCCCGGGCCCGCCCAGGCCCCCGCCGCCGCCGGTCCCTCCTCCGCCCAGGACCCGACACTGCAGCTGCCCGTTCTTGCCCGAGTCTCGGTCAGTGACCCGCACCAGGGCGATGACGGTGCCGGGAGGGGCGGCCTCGCTCAGCGCCCCCTGGCGCACGGAGACGAAACCGATGGACGGCGCGTTGTCGTTGCGGTCGATGAGCTTGACCGTGACCTTGCAGTGGGCTGGGATGGGGTTAGGCCCCAGGTCTCGGGCCTGCACGTCGATCTCCAGCATCCCGTTCTCCTCATAGTCCAGGTTGCCCTTCACACGGATGAGGCCGGTCTTGGGGTCGATGGAGAAGAGCTCCCGCACGCGGTCGGGCACGTAGCTGCTGAAGGAGTAGAGCACTTCGCCATTGGGACCCTCGTCGGCGTCGGTGGCGTTCAGATCGATGACCACGGTGCCCAGCGGAGCGTTCTCTGGCAGTTCCACCAAGTAGGACGGTGCCTCGAAGACCGGGCTGTTGTCGTTGGAGTCAATCACCTTCACGTTGATCTGTACGGTGGCGGAACGTGGAGGCTCGCCACCGTCCAGGGCAGTCAGCACGAGCGTATGGTGGTTCTGCTGCTCACGGTCCAGGGCCTTCTGGATGACCAGCTCTGGGAACTTGGTGCCGTCGCCGCGGGACTTGACGTCCAGTGCAAAGAGGCCGTGGTCGTCGCGCGTAAGCAGGTAGGTGCGGAGCCCGTTCTCGCCGGCGTCGGGGTCGTGTGCGCTGGTGAGGGGAAAGCGGGTGCCCGGGGCAGCGTTCTCCGAGATGTCCATTTCTATCTGATCCGAGGGGAAGGAAGGCGCGTTGTCGTTGATGTCCTGGATCTCTACCTTGATCATGCAGATCTCCTTGTCGTTGGCGAACACTTCTAGGGAGAGCTGGCACTTGGCGTTGTGGCGGCACAGGGACTCGCGGTCGATGCGCTGCTTGGTGTAGAGGAGCCCGCTGTCTGCGTCCACGTCCAGCAGGTGCGGAGCCGAGTTCTCCAGCACCCGGTAGCTACCCGACTTGCTGCGCCCTCCGCCGCCGCGCTCTGCAGGCGGAAGCCCAGGCTGCAGTCGAGCATCCTTGCCGATGTTCCCGATCACCGTGCCGGCCCCCTGCTCCTCCGGCACGGAGTAGTTGAGGTTCTTGAGCGTGAGGGCAGGGGCCCATAGAAGGAAACAGCAACAGATGGAAAGGTACATCCCAGACCTGTAAGGTGGGGGCAGGAGCCGGCGGACTGGAGGGGCCAGCGAGAGAGTGAGCGCCAGCCTGGGGCCCTGGAGCAGGGTGCGCGCGCGACGCGAACCACAAGTCTACGGGTCCTTCCTTCCCTTTGCACCCGAGCTGCGGCACCCGGTGGTCTCTCCTTATTCAGCTCAAGTTCCCTGAACCTGTTGATCTACAGCATCCGCACTGGGAGAGAAGCTGCGGTGCAGCAGAGCCGCAGGGGCTTGGAGCAAGGCGGCGGCTTCCTGCGGCTGGGGGCGAGCCGGGGGTTTGGTCTCTCCCGCCTGGACTTCGGGAGGCTTTAAACTTGAGCGATGAGGCAGGCGATAAGAAGGAAATCTCGTCTGGGAGAGATGATAATGAGCTAAAGAATCAGTAGGTTTTCCTAGCTCCCGCTAGGGTACTGCAAATCTACTCCCGCCCGGAGCCTCAGGAATACTCTTCAcatccaggaggaggagggagcagggaggtGTGTCTCTAGGCAGATCCGAAAGTGAAATTCTTACTTGCTGCTCGCCTCCCGTGATGAAATTGATGGGGATGAAGAGCCACGAATACAGAGTCACAGATACATTCTGAAGCTTCCCCAGCTCACCGTGAAATGTCTGCTCGCTGCGCGGGCTGGTGTGTTTTCAGGCAGTGTTTTGCTGCATTTAGAGATCTAATCTTGCATTGCTGGCTgaggcagcggcggcggcggacTGCATCTCCCAGCCAAgcgtattttttttcctctctctctctcctttccgaGCAGccaaagggaggggaggaaatgcAGCGTAAAGAACTAGTGTCCCGATTTGTAGTTTCCTCTCCCCACCAggctcctccctctcttcctcggAAAAGGCTCTCCCCTGAAATCAGGAAAGCCACAGCCTGATCAGCATTTGCTGTGTGAGTCTATTGGGAGGGGGGAAATAGAGAGATATATCTTCGCCTCTGTTCGTAGAACACACTCTGTGATTTCTCTACGCCAAGCCAGTAGCCGCCGCTACCATCCCATCCTCTCCCCGCGAGCAAGGACTTCTCTCCAAGCAGTTTAATTCCAGTTTGCTTTTCTTCCCAGGCGAAGGGAAATCAACAGGCAACTCATGGTTGGACGTGCAGATTTGAAGGGGGAGGGGTGGCGGAATAAAAAGGAAGGGGGAGCCTCCCTCCCAGTCCTCGCACACACACTCTCCCTGTCTCTCGCTAGAAGGGAAACAGTCTCTGCATTCACAGGGCTGGGCTGTCAAgtgcctctcttttctttctattcagCATCTCCTTCCAATAGCCCTGCCTCCCAGTCCTCTTCatctagaaaagaaaaccttGGCGAGAAATAAAAGTGATGAATATTTGAAGCAAATAAAGTACGTTTTTTCCCCCTTCAGTTTTCTCTTATAGTGGAAGGAGTGGGCTGGATGAAAGCAACACATCAAGGTTTGGCGTGATGCATTCTGCAGTCTCGCTCTCAGTCTTTCTGGGCGACTCAGGGAGGGCAGGGGGTTCGGAGCTGCGGCCAAGGCGGTCCAGCCAGGGGCGCTCACCCCGGGGAGATGTTAGGCACAGGTCTGTCTACACATTATTTCGGGTTCTGGAGGCGCCCCGACATACGGGAATGACACATCCAGAAATGCAGGTGTTCCGATCTGCCGGATGAGTCAGAAGCAGCGGAACGAATCGTATTCACTCTCGCCTCATGGTCCTCCCTTCACAGACATTAGTTGCGGCTTCTTCCTAATGCTTTCTCTGACTCAGTCtatagaaagaaaaaccagattcatgttttgggggaaaaagaaaaagcaagagaaagggatggagggaggaaggtgaagctgaatccagcagcacTTTTACTCTACCTCTTTCTGCCGGAGTCCGAGGCTCTGGAAAACAAGGCGTCTGCTTTGCTAGGTGTAttggtgtttttgtttattattgttactattttaaaagGCTTTCCTCTTGGTTAGGCGAGAGGCACCCCGAAATCTCTCAGAGtcttggaaaaggaaaaacaaaatcaggtTTCCAGTAATTGTTCCCAGCTTAGCCTCGCATCACAGTTCAAGATTTTCCTCTCAATTTTCTCTATTCACAAAGTCCAGCATCGGTGTGTATAGTTAATTGTGCAGTCTGttgtggaggtttttttttttttttttttttttttttttttaaattcctcctTTCAGTCTGGTGTCTCTTTCAGTCTGGTGCCTCTCGGAATCACCCCACAGTCTGAGAAAGATGTGCGGATTTCAAAGCAAATAAATCCATCTCCGCAAGCAAAGTAGCGGATGAAAGGAAAGGTGAAAATTCAATTCAACAGTTGGAGCAGCGTCTCCCCAGCCGCCCTCCGCCGCTGCCGCATCCGCCGGGCTCGCGATCCCTGCTCTCTCCCCAGCGCCTCTTGCTGACTGACTCTATTCACCTCACGCCGCTGCTTAAACATTGATACTGATTCCCTGCCAGCCAATCCGAGCGGGGAGCAAGGCCCTGCCTTCTCGGCCCGCGTCCAATGAGAGGCGGAGAAGGGGctggcgggggcggggccaggaGCCCCAGCTCTTCGGAGTCATTGATTAGATCAGTTAGACGGGGAACCAGCGGGGCTGGCCGAGCCCAGCGCTCCGCCGAGGCGGACGCGCCCGGGGCTCGCGGGTCTTTAGCTATCGGGAATAGATTCTTCCACCGCCTTCCTTCGGAAAAGAGAATCGACCAAAAAAAGTTTAACAGCGATTGAGTTTTTTTGTGGTCCTGCAGACACAGGATCGGGAATCGCGGCATGCCTGCAGAATAAGGTCGCTGCGGTCTGCCTCATGGGTTTCTCtacacgcgcgcacacacgcgcgcacacacacattccacacacgcgcgcacacacgcgcgcacacgcaCATTCACACCCGCGCGCACACGCGCCCGTGCCGAGGGAAGCGCAGCCCTGACTCCGCGTGGACCCGTCTGAATGAGGTGCGGAGGCGTGCGTGTGGGTGTGTGCGAGCGCGTTTCCACGGCTGAGATGCGTATTTTGGTGAGTGTGTGTGAATTCGAGGGCGCTCGCGAGCCCGTTTCTGCCCGCGCTGGTACGAACACGCCGCGAGCAACAGCAATCAATAGGTAACTTTCTTCATCCTCTGAGAAAAATCAGCGGTCCCCAGCCACCCACGCAAGGAAAGTCACTTAAGTATGAAAGTGTTTCATAAGAAAAGCAGACGCCCTTGAAAGAGAGGCCATGTCTCCTAAGAGGAATAGAGCCTCCCCTTTAAGGAGAAAGACTGCCTGTCAATACAAGCTTTGTAGCATGTTAAAACTCAAATCTGGCTGAATACTACTTAAGGTTCTACCCTTTTGGGACATCCTTCCCCACTATCTCAGCCCAGGTTCAAAGTAAAGTGGatacccaccccccacccctgacacacacacacacgcccgcacacacacacacgcacacacattttGGTGTTTTGTTCACCTCCATTCTTGTTATTAAAGTGTAACattgtaatttgatttttttctccttaaaaccAAATAGCCCTTGATAACCGCATTTGCCAAAGCTCcatgaaaacaaaactataaaacatgaaGGCCAATCATTAGGATATCTAAAATTCCTGTTTTGTAAACcgtaacacacacacacgcacacgcacacacacacaccacgtacaaaacacacatacacacactgccTTCTGATTCATCTATTCTCCAATTTCATTTGCTAATCTCAGAGCCGGTTTCTTCCCTAACTATTATCACAAACATCTGCAACTGGAGACTGGTTTGCTCGTGATCCAGCAGTTCCGAGAAAGActtaagaacaaaaaagaaaattgaagtatTGAAATAGAAAAGGTGAGTGTTTTGATTGCTAGAGTATTGATCACAATTCATAAATACTGAAGTTAAGATGCCATTTATAAATTGTGAATGACTAACATACAAGTCTGTAACATGAATCATTCAGCATTCaaagaaaatcaaatccaaaccaATTACAAGAAAGTTCTGAAGACTTGTTGGGATAATTGCTTAAAGATTCAGATATAGGAGCTATTTATTTCCTGGAGTATTCAATGAGATAACCTATAGTCTGAATTTGCAGTCTGATCTGTATCCAAAATTCGCCACTCCCTTAAGAGACTCTAacagtttaaaaattcaaagcGAAGCTGTTTACAGCCAGACTTTTAAATCCTAAAGTgtctttgtattttctatataGGTAGTTTGTCACGCATATACTATAGCTGAATGGGAGAGCTAGAGCCTTGTAGAAATCTGGATTGTTTTCCTGAGTGGGTGCTTAACCATGCTGCCTTGGGAAAAGCCAGTTTTATGTCTCTTTGGGATTTGTACCTCTGTCCCAAGGCATGTATTTTGGGAGCTGAGGATCAGAGGCTTTAAGGCTTTAAAAGCAGCAGCTAACTTAAATAAAGAATAGTGACTGcacattcatttattaatcattactttttaaatgcagCAAATCTATGTCTTTTTTGCATTACACACTAATTCaaagaaagtcaaaaaatatcCTTGAGGTTTGCCATAAAGCAAAAActaaagaatggaaaaaattccAAGGAAAGGGTATTATGGCTTATTGATTAGCCTTAATGTTATGTGCTGGCATGCAATTGAGAGTTGTTAGAAATGCAGTGTTTAAGAGACTCAGTGATATGAAAATACATCCTCATAGAGATAAATTTGCTTATAACCCCTCCGGAGTAATTATGTCACATCGCCCCCTAGTGTATATAAGGAGAACTACCATACTTTAGGTGACTACCACAGGGTGTCTACAGAGAAATGTTATCACCCATCTTATTTGCTTTGTTTAACCTATAGGATTAACTTTTATTGTTGAATACTGACATATAACCAAGgtaattaattttcttccttatgTCCCATAACTAGTTTatgttcaaaggaaatgaaattaactGATACCTC
This window of the Saimiri boliviensis isolate mSaiBol1 chromosome 16, mSaiBol1.pri, whole genome shotgun sequence genome carries:
- the PCDH17 gene encoding protocadherin-17 isoform X1 yields the protein MYLSICCCFLLWAPALTLKNLNYSVPEEQGAGTVIGNIGKDARLQPGLPPAERGGGGRSKSGSYRVLENSAPHLLDVDADSGLLYTKQRIDRESLCRHNAKCQLSLEVFANDKEICMIKVEIQDINDNAPSFPSDQIEMDISENAAPGTRFPLTSAHDPDAGENGLRTYLLTRDDHGLFALDVKSRGDGTKFPELVIQKALDREQQNHHTLVLTALDGGEPPRSATVQINVKVIDSNDNSPVFEAPSYLVELPENAPLGTVVIDLNATDADEGPNGEVLYSFSSYVPDRVRELFSIDPKTGLIRVKGNLDYEENGMLEIDVQARDLGPNPIPAHCKVTVKLIDRNDNAPSIGFVSVRQGALSEAAPPGTVIALVRVTDRDSGKNGQLQCRVLGGGGTGGGGGLGGPGGSVPFKLEENYDNFYTVVTDRPLDRETQDEYNVTIVARDGGSPPLNSTKSFAVKILDENDNPPRFTKGLYVLQVHENNIPGEYLGSVLAQDPDLGQNGTVSYSILPSHIGDVSIYTYVSVNPTNGAIYALRSFNFEQTKSFEFKVLAKDSGAPAHLESNATVRVTVLDVNDNAPVIVLPTLQNDTAELQVPRNAGLGYLVSTVRALDSDFGESGRLTYEIVDGNDDHLFEIDPSSGEIRTLHPFWEDVTPVVELVVKVTDHGKPTLSAVAKLIIRSVSGSLPEGVPRVNGEQHHWDMSLPLIVTLSTISIILLAAMITIAVKCKRENKEIRTYNCRIAEYSHPQLGGGKGKKKKINKNDIMLVQSEVEERNAMNVMNVVSSPSLATSPMYFDYQTRLPLSSPRSEVMYLKPASNNLTVPQGHAGCHTSFTGQGTNASDTPATRMSIIQTDNFPAEPNYMGSRQQFVQSSSTFKDPERASLRDSGHGDSDQADSDQDTNKGSCCDMSVREALKMKTTSTKSQPLEQAFPTLLSFAILTLHTITSRLQSVDLLPPEPEECVNCTDECRVLGHSDRCWMPQFPAANQAENADYRTNLFVPTVEANVETETYETVNPTGKKTFCTFGKDKREHTILIANVKPYLKAKRALSPLLQEVPSASSSPTKACIEPCTSTKGSLDGCEAKPGALAEASSQYLPTDSQYLSPSKQPRDPPFMASDQMARVFADVHSRASRDSSEMGAVLEQLDHPNRDLGRESVDAEEVVREIDKLLQDCRGNDPVAVRK
- the PCDH17 gene encoding protocadherin-17 isoform X3, which produces MYLSICCCFLLWAPALTLKNLNYSVPEEQGAGTVIGNIGKDARLQPGLPPAERGGGGRSKSGSYRVLENSAPHLLDVDADSGLLYTKQRIDRESLCRHNAKCQLSLEVFANDKEICMIKVEIQDINDNAPSFPSDQIEMDISENAAPGTRFPLTSAHDPDAGENGLRTYLLTRDDHGLFALDVKSRGDGTKFPELVIQKALDREQQNHHTLVLTALDGGEPPRSATVQINVKVIDSNDNSPVFEAPSYLVELPENAPLGTVVIDLNATDADEGPNGEVLYSFSSYVPDRVRELFSIDPKTGLIRVKGNLDYEENGMLEIDVQARDLGPNPIPAHCKVTVKLIDRNDNAPSIGFVSVRQGALSEAAPPGTVIALVRVTDRDSGKNGQLQCRVLGGGGTGGGGGLGGPGGSVPFKLEENYDNFYTVVTDRPLDRETQDEYNVTIVARDGGSPPLNSTKSFAVKILDENDNPPRFTKGLYVLQVHENNIPGEYLGSVLAQDPDLGQNGTVSYSILPSHIGDVSIYTYVSVNPTNGAIYALRSFNFEQTKSFEFKVLAKDSGAPAHLESNATVRVTVLDVNDNAPVIVLPTLQNDTAELQVPRNAGLGYLVSTVRALDSDFGESGRLTYEIVDGNDDHLFEIDPSSGEIRTLHPFWEDVTPVVELVVKVTDHGKPTLSAVAKLIIRSVSGSLPEGVPRVNGEQHHWDMSLPLIVTLSTISIILLAAMITIAVKCKRENKEIRTYNCRIAEYSHPQLGGGKGKKKKINKNDIMLVQSEVEERNAMNVMNVVSSPSLATSPMYFDYQTRLPLSSPRSEVMYLKPASNNLTVPQGHAGCHTSFTGQGTNASDTPATRMSIIQTDNFPAEPNYMGSRQQFVQSSSTFKDPERASLRDSGHGDSDQADSDQDTNKGSCCDMSVREALKMKTTSTKSQPLEQEPEECVNCTDECRVLGHSDRCWMPQFPAANQAENADYRTNLFVPTVEANVETETYETVNPTGKKTFCTFGKDKREHTILIANVKPYLKAKRALSPLLQEVPSASSSPTKACIEPCTSTKGSLDGCEAKPGALAEASSQYLPTDSQYLSPSKQPRDPPFMASDQMARVFADVHSRASRDSSEMGAVLEQLDHPNRDLGRESVDAEEVVREIDKLLQDCRGNDPVAVRK
- the PCDH17 gene encoding protocadherin-17 isoform X2 — protein: MYLSICCCFLLWAPALTLKNLNYSVPEEQGAGTVIGNIGKDARLQPGLPPAERGGGGRSKSGSYRVLENSAPHLLDVDADSGLLYTKQRIDRESLCRHNAKCQLSLEVFANDKEICMIKVEIQDINDNAPSFPSDQIEMDISENAAPGTRFPLTSAHDPDAGENGLRTYLLTRDDHGLFALDVKSRGDGTKFPELVIQKALDREQQNHHTLVLTALDGGEPPRSATVQINVKVIDSNDNSPVFEAPSYLVELPENAPLGTVVIDLNATDADEGPNGEVLYSFSSYVPDRVRELFSIDPKTGLIRVKGNLDYEENGMLEIDVQARDLGPNPIPAHCKVTVKLIDRNDNAPSIGFVSVRQGALSEAAPPGTVIALVRVTDRDSGKNGQLQCRVLGGGGTGGGGGLGGPGGSVPFKLEENYDNFYTVVTDRPLDRETQDEYNVTIVARDGGSPPLNSTKSFAVKILDENDNPPRFTKGLYVLQVHENNIPGEYLGSVLAQDPDLGQNGTVSYSILPSHIGDVSIYTYVSVNPTNGAIYALRSFNFEQTKSFEFKVLAKDSGAPAHLESNATVRVTVLDVNDNAPVIVLPTLQNDTAELQVPRNAGLGYLVSTVRALDSDFGESGRLTYEIVDGNDDHLFEIDPSSGEIRTLHPFWEDVTPVVELVVKVTDHGKPTLSAVAKLIIRSVSGSLPEGVPRVNGEQHHWDMSLPLIVTLSTISIILLAAMITIAVKCKRENKEIRTYNCRIAEYSHPQLGGGKGKKKKINKNDIMLVQSEVEERNAMNVMNVVSSPSLATSPMYFDYQTRLPLSSPRSEVMYLKPASNNLTVPQGHAGCHTSFTGQGTNASDTPATRMSIIQTDNFPAEPNYMGSRQQFVQSSTFKDPERASLRDSGHGDSDQADSDQDTNKGSCCDMSVREALKMKTTSTKSQPLEQAFPTLLSFAILTLHTITSRLQSVDLLPPEPEECVNCTDECRVLGHSDRCWMPQFPAANQAENADYRTNLFVPTVEANVETETYETVNPTGKKTFCTFGKDKREHTILIANVKPYLKAKRALSPLLQEVPSASSSPTKACIEPCTSTKGSLDGCEAKPGALAEASSQYLPTDSQYLSPSKQPRDPPFMASDQMARVFADVHSRASRDSSEMGAVLEQLDHPNRDLGRESVDAEEVVREIDKLLQDCRGNDPVAVRK